In the Sorghum bicolor cultivar BTx623 chromosome 4, Sorghum_bicolor_NCBIv3, whole genome shotgun sequence genome, ACTACGTCATGTCTGGTCGGCTAGGGTTAGAGATTTAGAAATGAGGATTATGGAATTGCCTCCCACTCATGCCTCGTTCACTCACATGAAAAAATACTTTTATTATACATACTGCCATGTGCATATATTCCCTTGTTTAGattgaaaaagtttttggattttgacactgtagcacttttatttttgtttgacaaacattgtccaatcatggagtaactaggcttaaaggaTTCAGCTCgcaatttacaagtaaactgtgtaattagtttttattttcatctatatttaatgctctatgcatgtgccgcaagatttgatgtgatgagaaattttgaaaagtttttggttttggggatgaactaaacaaggccttattttggAAAAGAGTTAGAAATAAGATATGATTTGTACTAATATTTGGTGGCATGAGTCAATATGTACATGGTCTGAAGATAAATAATTAGGTTCTCATTTGCAGAAACAATAAAATAGAATAATTTCGGTAATCGAGCTAACCTAGAACATGTGTCGAAAAATAAATACAAAGATAGATTAAAAAGAATGATAGAGAAATTTTATTTGCTAAATATAGAAATACTAATATAtttgatatacatatatattaatatatctatatatacttAGTGCATAAAAAAGTTGGGTATTCTTGGGGAATACCCGGTGTATCCGCCCATGTGTTCGAGGATGACACGAAGCATCCTGCAGGCGCAGAGACTCATCGCTACTATAAACGCCTTCTATAGAGACGGCTAGGAAGCATCTAAGTTTCCGTATCCACGAACCAATATTTGTATAGGTGGTGGCCTATTCGCCTCTAGCAATCAATTTGTAGAGTGGCCTGGTTAGAAGCTAATAGGATTCTGACTCAAATTCCTATTTATAGAGACTTCAAATCTTCTCTCTTAGCCCCAACTCTTACACTTATGAGTATGTAGAAAGCTGTATAATTTTTTCTAGGATTTTTTTCTCACGCCAACTCACTCCGCGTTTTTTTTTTCCCCATCCTGACTCTCTCACACGATTTGCCGAAAGCACTTGACCCCCACCGGCCACCGCGGCCCCCATCCTGGTGCAATAATCTGCGGATCAGTCTACTGGAATGACTACGAACGCGCGCCCTCCTGCTCAGTTCATGTTCATGCATGTGCAGTGTAGGGTACGGTTTCTTTCTACCGCCACCAACTACCATGACTGATGACTCCATTACCGTTGCATGACCGCACGAGGCCTGTGACCTCACCCTGACTCGGATCCAACGTAGTAGCTCGATCGCTAGTACTTCCTGGATGGGTCCGACGAAGGACCATGAATCGCCTGACTTCTTCCTGCATGACCGCACGAtgaacctaggccttgtttaggccttgtttagatgcggaaagattttggatttcgctacggtaacactttcgtttgtttgtggtaaatattgttcaattatagactaactgggatcaaaaaatttgtctcacgatttacaggtaaactgtgtaattagtttttatttttgtctatatttaatgcttcatgcatatgtcgaaagattcgatgtgacggggaatcttgaaaactttttgctttttggagtgaactaaacaaggctttagttccgaaaaccaaaattttggaactgtagcatttttgtttttatttatctaacaatgaagtaactaggcttaaaagattcatctcgtgatttacatataaattatgcaattagtttttatttttgtttatatttggtgttttatgcatgtgccgcaagattcaatgtgacgaggaattttgaaatttttttggtttttagatgaactaaacaagaccctactgTGTGTACAGTATGTATAGTAAGGCGGCGGGCCATTATCGAAAAGAAAAATGACGGCGGGTGCCGCACTGCACGTTACAACGACCCACCACAAGTAACTCGAGCCACCGCATATGTTTACCTTGCCATTTCTCCCTCACCAAACGCACTGAGATTTTACGCTTGACTACAGCCGTGTCCTTCTGTGTCCAGAAAAGGAAAACACAGCTGTATCACTGCATGGGTGCTTGCTTGATCTACACTCCTGATTAGTGATAACTATGCCTATGCGTTGCAGCCTGTTGTGGCGCATGATCACTAGACCAGAATTCGGTCAGGCAAAAGAAAGCACAAGTTCAGAACAGCAGAGCTTAGCTTGATTTGCCTGCGCTgcgctggctgctgctgctgctgctgccgccttgTGCCAATCTATAGCGTGAAGCGTGTGCGGACTTTCGATTGATTCCTACATGAAGGAGAAGCACGCGGGGCAGGCGCGAGCTGGCAATGGAATTTGCGACGTGGCGGCGCACGCAACTAGCAGAATCTGCGAAAAGGGCCGGTCCAGCCATGCATGCTGACAGACAGGCGCCGCTTGTCATCAGCCTGGCTGGAGTACTGTAGACTCCGTAGTAGTACAGTACTATTAAAACCAAGTACGTGAAGACCACCACTGCCAAGGACCCGGataccagggccttgtttagttccaaaattttttgcaaaatcgacactgtagcactttcgtttgtatttgacaaaaattatccaatcatggactaactaggctcaaaagattcgtctcgtcaatttcgaccaaactgtacaattagtttttattttcatctatatttaatactcaatgtatgtgtctaaagattcgatgtgacggggaatctgaaaaattttacaaatttttttaaactaaacaaggcccaggtctAATTAACACACCACCTCGACATCGAAAAATGGAAAATCGAAACAATGCCTGACGTGCATGCACGCCATTGAAGCGGTCATTATATTGTTCACCAGGAATTCCAGTAACGAAATACTGTATAGTACTGAGCATCTCTCTGAACATAGGCATCTTCACGTTCACAGCTCAAAAACCTGGACGGTGTCGCCGCTGCTGATCACTGCATACACAGACCAGGTCGAGCCGACAGCCGAGacgccgcgcgcgcgcggtcGGCCTTCCAAGTGTGCGTCAGTGCGTGCAGTGCAGCATGCGTGCCCGGCCCGCACACCAGCGTGCACTCTTCTGTCACTGCTGATGCGGCGCGGACCTCATCGGATCGGGGCAGATCACCGGCTCCCGGCCTTCCGGTTTGGGTGGACGCGGTCCACCCAGGAGGGTCCCAACACCAGCACAGCACACCACGCCTCCTTGCCAAATCCAACCGGCGAACCCCCATCCACTCCACCCCCAACCTCCGCTTCCGCTGTTGCTTTCCCGCTGGTCATCCATCCCACCAAACGCCCGCGAttttttcttcttcatcaaatcaacaaaaaaaaagagaggaaaaaacgaGACTCTGGCAGAGATTCATGGAGGACGACAAGCAAGGAAAaccgggggtgggggggggggggggggggtgggttGCGCGCACGGCTGCCTGGCTATAAAAGGCGCTCCACCCCCCGCTAGCTCACCAGCTCTCCACCAAGAGCTATACCCCCCGCACCACTTACCTAACGCTACCTGCTTTTACACCGCGGCGGCCGCGTTGAGCTCGGCTCGATCGAGTTCGCGTCCGTCCCAGATCCGCCCGTCGTGCTCCTCCATCGCTCGCGCAAAGGTTGGTTGCTGCCCTCGCCTCGCCTGCTCGTCTTTCTCCGATGGGTCGATCGAGGGATCAAATTCAATCAGTTCGATTGTGTTGTGTGTAAGAATAATAATAACGCGGTGGGGATCGGTCTTGTGTCGCCCGTGTGCAGATGAAGATCACGGTGCGGGGGTCGGAGATGGTGTACCCGGCGGCGGAGACGCCGCGCCGCCGGCTCTGGAACTCGGGGCCCGACCTGGTGGTGCCGCGGTTCCACACGCCCAGCGTCTACTTCTTCCGCCGCAGGGACGCGGACGGGAACGACCTGACGGCCGCCGACGGCAGCTTCTTCGACGGGGCGCGGATGCGGCGCGCGCTGGCGGAGGCGCTGGTGCCCTTCTACCCGATGGCGGGGCGGCTGGCGCGCGACGAGGACGGCCGCGTCGAGATCGACTGCAACGCCGCCGGGGTGCTGTTCCAGGAGGCGGACGCGCCCGACGCCACCATCGACTACTTCGGCGACTTCGCGCCCACCATGGAGCTCAAGCGCCTCATCCCCACCGTCGACTTCTCCGACGACACCGCCTTCCCGCTGCTCGTGCTCCAGGTAAGGGATCGATCCATTCCATCCACCTAAGATCCTCCGGGGTTCGGTCGGTTACTGCATTTCGCTAGGATTTTGATGATTTGATCGGGGGGAAGCGTCGAAAGTTGAAACTCGAAACAGAGTGGGGTTTGCGTGAGGAGATCGGGGTTATCTTGCTGAGTCGCCGCCCGCGCACAACGTCTGGGTCAACGTAGGTAGACGCGTCGCAGTTGTTGGGTGGCCGGTGCATCCGTGCATGTGCGCCGTGTGGACAACATATGGCCGGGCCGCGGGCGCCGACGAGCACCCGGTCCGCGTGGAGACAAGCTGTCGACGAGCCTGCTTGACGTCGTCCCCTTCCTGCGACAGCCGAGGAGTGGACGGACGATCTTCAGATCTTACATTTATGGAAGTGGtcgcgattttttttttttgagagtccAACAGTTGCTTGGACCAAGCCTCATAAAAATGCGTCCAAGCCTGCAAAAGGTTTCGTTCTGCTCCATGAAAGAAATCGTACTTGTAGTCAAATAGGCGTTGAATAACGTGTGCCGTGCCACAATTAATTACTACTATGTAGTACGTTAATCTGTCACTGTTAGCGATAATGATGGTTTGGTATTTTGCACTAGTCTTCGGTGTACCGTGTTTCGAAAAGAAAAACGCTCTCTGCCTCGTCATCCTTCAAATATCACTCTTCCAAATATAGGAAATATATAATTTGAAAGGGTAAAACATTGTAGATTTTTGCCTTTGAGTACTTCACTTTTGTAATAATAACGACATATTCTAGTGAAATCAATTACAAAGTAACCCTTGAAATACGTGCCTGAGGTTGCTCTTGAACCTTCTCTGATGGATGCGGGTGCATGCGAGCATGTGGCTTTGGGTTGCAAATTGTTAACCACATGTATgtatagccttgtttagttcaccccgaaaaccaaaaacttttcaagattttccgtcacatcaaatcttggagatatagataaaaataaaaactaattgcacggtttgcctgtaaaatcacgagatgaatcttttgagcctagttaatccatgattggataatatttgtcaaataaaaacaaaaatgctacagtgtcgaaatccaaaaaattttcggaactaaacaagacctatgtAATCTTCTTTGTTCTTTGTGCGTTTGCTtgcgtgtaaacaattatttcccctcttaatgaaaaaaaCGTGTCTCATGGCACGGTTGAGAAAAAAGAACGCCTTGAAATATTTCGAAATCTCAATATGCCTTGTAAAAACAACTCGAGGGAGTACTAAAAACATATTTCTTCTTTTCTAGAATAGCACGGTGCTTATTTTTTATAAACATTTGTAAGAGTGAAAACTGTTGTGTTGCCACCTGGATCTGGGTTGCAAATTGTTTAACATGTAATCCTCTAGGCACCCTTAATAGCCCCCCTGGGCCCTGGGCAGCCTCTGTTTGCTCCTCCACCCGGGTCTCTCCCTTCCGTCcagtttttgaattttaggaATATAACTATTAGATTGATATTACTAATTTTTGTAATGACAATTTTCCATGATGCGGATTTCAAGTTACACTttgtctatttatttattttatattatattggTTTATGACTATAAACTTATGATTATGGGATAATATATGTGATTATAGATTTAAAGTATCAAGTTTAAATATTGTTGGCTAAATTACTAGTCAAACATCGTAAATTTTGAACCTTTTGATAACATACGTGCCTTATAAACTGGACCGGAGAAAGCTAAAAATAGAATACATATTCGTTTTATTGTCCTGGCACAATAATCATTAGTTCATCAAATGATTCTTAAGGAGCTTTTAGATATGCATGACTTTTAGGTCCGCCTATGGTCCCATAGCACGGTTGGTGTTGTTAGGTCGAAACATGACATCCTTTTCCCTTCGAGAAAAGAAACTATCGTGACAGCAACGTGCTATACCACCTCGAGTATGCATAATTAAGAAGCGTATGCATGACCATGACCTATGTCTATGGCCTATCCTGGCTTGCCTTCCCGGCAATTCCGGCACCACCCGATTGTCATTTCGCAAGTTTCTTTCAACTAGTGGACAGGTGTCTAGCACCTACGGAGTGTATCATTTAACTACTGCACATGATAGCACCCTTCTGGAACACATGGATTGGAAACAAAACAACTTCTTTCATTTGTTTAAGGTTCACAGATCCTATCAAAGTCGTCATAACTCATCAGGACCAAACCGCGCAACTTCCCGCGGTGTGACCCAGTAACCACTAACCACACTGATGAGTCATGAGTAAAGTGGCTTGCTGCTTTCGTTGAACAGCCAAATGTAGTTGCTCGCTGCTAGTTGTTCTTTGCTTAGCAGGCACGCGTTGCTTGCCCgatcaaagaaaatgatagccatagagcaactccaacccacctcctaaacaagtctctattctaaatctagggacttgatttaaaaaaatcaactccaacccacctcctacttGGACTCCCATTTTTCATGTCCTCCTAAATTATAGTTTCAACCCCTCACATCTAGAACCCCCTATcctacttgtttaggaggtgggttggagttgagtcttaatttgagctcctactttttttatcatagcatgtaaataaaaaattaaaggcttaatttagggacttgggttggagttgctctaacaacATGAGCGCCAGAAAGATGATGCTTTAGACTTTTCTTGAGACAGCAAGCAAAGTTTGGTGGCTTCTTCTGTTCTGATCTACAGGTCTCTTGCTTTGTATAGTACAGTACCGTTCGTGTTTGGTCCATACTTAGCTGTGCATGCCATGGTTATGGGTGGCCTCAACTATTGTGAAAACGTAGCATGAAGCGAGCGAGGTGTCAAGAAACACCAAGATTTGCCAACCAAAACTTAATTTTCTGCATTtttgggggtggggggggggggggggtgtgcaATAACCCGCTTGGGGTTTTGGTTACATACTCACATTGGATTGAAGTCGCAACTTGCAAGGTGCCAGAGTTAATTCGTCTAGTCCATTCGGTTTTGGTGCGATGATTGTTTTCATCATGGTAGTTAGATGTATCTTTCTGAGCCCGCAAAAAAAGAAATCATTCTGAGATGTTGTTTCTACTATAAAACCAATAACAATAATCCACAACTGCAAGTAAACTTCCGTACGTATAGTTGATGGATGATGGCTGCGTGTCGATCGCTGTTTAGTTGAAGCCTTGCTAGGCAGCTGCGCAGCCAGGCAACAATGTGGACCCACTCTGATGAAATCATAGGCCTGAGCCTTTGACCGCTGCCTGTACCAAGCAGTTTACCACAATCCCAATCAGCTtgggcctgtttagtttcccacccaaaaatttttcatccatcccatcgaatctttggacacatgcatagaacattaaatgtagataaaaaaataaactaattacacagtttagttaagaattgtgagacgaatcttttaagcctagttactccatgattagccttaagtgctacagtaacccacatatgctaatgacagattaattatgcttaataaatttgtcttgcagtttcctgacgagctatgtaatttgtttttttattagtttctaaaaacccctcccgacatccttccgacacattcgatgtgacacaccaaaaattttcgttcccaatctaaacaggccctaacttGTCGGTCCCTCATACTCCAATCTTCTTTTCTACTATAGAGAAGAAAGATTGCCCACCTCCTATCTCATTCATTCACCTACCGGCATCTAGTATATATTGACTATTGATTTGGACTTCAGTCTCGTGCTCTCGTCTTGTATTCTTCGTTTGATATGGACACAGTTGAAGAATGCTTGTATATATATAgttcaaaaaggaaaaaaaatcgaCACCTAATCAAAATTCGCGCGCTTTTTTGCTCCAGGTGACCCACTTCAAATGCGGTGGCGTGGCTATCGGCGTTGGCATGCAGCACCACGTAGCCGACGGCTTCTCCGGCCTGCACTTCATCAACTCGTGGGCGGACCTCTGCCGCGGCGTCCCGATCGCCGTCATGCCCTTCATTGACCGGTCCCTCCTCCGCGCGCGTGACCCGCCGGCCCCGGTCTACCCGCACGTCGAGTACCAGCCGGCGCCCGCCATGCTGTCCTCCGAGCCGCCACAGGCGGCCCTCACGGCCAAGCCGGCGACGCCGCCCGCGGCCGTTGCCATCTTCAAGCTCTCCCGCGCCGAGCTGGGCCGCCTGCGTTCGCAGGTCCCCGCGCGCGAGCGCGAGGGCGCGCCGCGGTTCAGCACGTACGCGGTGCTGGCGGCGCACGTGTGGCGGTGCGCGTCCCTGGCGCGCGGCCTGCCGGCGGACCAGCCCACCAAGCTGTACTGCGCCACGGACGGCCGGCAGCGGCTGCAGCCGCCGCTTCCCGAGGGCTACTTCGGCAACGTGATCTTCACGGCGACGCCGCTGGCGAACGCCGGCACGGTGACGGCCGGGGTGGCGGAGGGCGCGGCCGTGATCCAGGCGGCGCTGGACCGGATGGACGACGGGTACTGCCGGTCGGCGCTGGACTACCTGGAGCTGCAGCCGGACCTGTCGGCGCTGGTCCGCGGGGCGCACACGTTCCGGTGCCCCAACCTGGGGCTCACCAGCTGGGTGCGCCTGCCCATCCACGACGCGGACTTCGGGTGGGGCCGGCCCGTGTTCATGGGCCCCGGCGGCATCGCGTACGAGGGGCTCGCGTTCGTGCTCCCCAGCGCCAACCGCGACGGCAGCCTGTCCGTGGCCATCTCGCTGCAGGCGGAGCACATGGAGAAGTTCCGGAAGCTCATCTACGACTTCTGATCTCCGAGCTCCTCCCAAGAAGTCGTCAGTACCATACCAACCAGTACGCGCAGCACAGAGAAGCAGAAGAAGCGGTAGCAAGAGGTGCAGGGAGGGTGATTTTTCAGCTATGAAGTCTGGAGGGAGTACTCCGTAGGTTGCAGCAAGATTCTTTGATTTCACACATAGTTCCTGCACACTTTCCCGTTCTTGCCTGCCCCCTTTGGGCAGGGTGTATACTTTTTTGTGCCGTTTGGTTTACGAGCCCCAGCAATTGTATGATGAATGAACAATTTAATACGTTCTGAATGATACAGATCAATAAGACTAATTAACTTACctcttgagttttttttttgatatagaTAAGCATAGAAGAGTATACATATGCAGGAGTGCAGGACAGTGGTACGATTCGAGTTCGATCGACAAACGAGAAAGTACAGCCTGAACTTATAATCTGGTCTGGACATGATCATATGACTGGGCCTTCTTTTGAACGTGTACTAGTTGACGAATTGAGACATCCCAAACGGGCCCGCTGAATAATTTGGGCTCTAGAAAGACACTGCAACGGAACGAAGTACAGTGCAATACTCTTTTTCTCGTGGAAGTGGAACGTTGTCTCTTGTCTGATTCCATGGATTGCAGCGATCGGAACAGGTCGCACACGTCCCCTTTTTGTTTATCATATATATAGTAGCCCGAACCACACGCGTGGACAACGTGGCAACAAGAAAGATGAGGATTAGGTCAAGACTCGAGTGGAGCTCCATATTGCTTGTTGGTGTTGGTGGCTGGTGGGTGTTCGCCAACCCTGGCCGGTTGCAAGTAGGTGACGACACTGACACGGGCTCCGTGTGGCCGGCCGTAGCTTCCTCCCCGCGCGGATTACGATTGTACTCAGGCTGCAGGGGTCCACGGCACGGACGCAATTGGCGATTGCACAGTCGAGGTTGGTGGTGTATCGTCACCACTGTCTGCCCTCACCCGTACCAAACAGAATTTTTACCGTCGTCAACCGGTTGGATGGATCATCGCCGGTATATAGCGTAAAACAACGTAtgtaataaatatatatatatatatatatatatatatatatatatatatatatatatatatatatatatatatatatatatatataaagactAAAGTGTGGACATTTTTTTTGTGCGACAATCAACTTCGGCTCTTCGTCCTGCCTCCTGCGATCTCCCATCCCTCGCACCTACGCTCTCGcttgcaaaaaaaaaggaaagaacaAACCTCGCTCGTCACATTCCTGCAATCCCGCAGACTCACACCCCTCACGCCGCCCCCTGCTGCGTCACAGCGCGCCTCCGCCACCACCTGTCGTCGCCCACCTGCATCGTCGCAGTGCGcctccgccgcccgccgccgcctgcgAGGCCACCTTTCTGACGTTCTTGGAGATCTTTGGGGGAGGATTTAGGATACTGGAGTCTCCCGGTGGCTTCCAAACATGCGCTCCAATTTCCTCCACTACAAATCCGCAGCCCTCAACCAACCTGCCTCCCACGCCGCGCCGAGTCGTGGAGGCGCCAACGTccctgcgccgccgccgtcacggCCGGGGGGCAACAGGACAACTGTCCGGCAGCACCGTGCCATCTCGTCCGCGACCTCAGGTTCATCCGAAACCTCGCTAATTCAggcaggatcaaaccgacacttGCAACCGACACTTGCAATGGTGTGCTCCTTCCACCCCTCCACTCCTCCTATTGTACATATGAATTTGATTTCCTACGACCTGCGAATCCTGCCATCTGTCGAATGTGGGTTTTCTACATGCAAATCTATCTATAAGCATCTCCAATTTTCAATTTTCCGAGCTAATTTTTGTTGAATTTTATTTCTTCCTTTTTGGgtgatttttgtggaatttttgTTCTTCCTTTTTGGATGCGAATTGGGGCGAATTTATTGATGGGCTTTGCTGGTAGGATATGTGACAAGATATCTTTGTCATCAAACCATTTGATCTAACCTTTAATTTGGGATTTTAGAAGGTTCCCCTTTTCTAGGGTTCCGAGAAACATGACACTGTGGTTTGGATTTCTTTTCCATCGGTTTTGATTTGGTTTGTTTGATGTGGTTTCAAGCATACTTTACCACCAACGGGTGTCGCTCCAGCATCAACGCAGGTGCGCGCCTGGCCTTCGCCCTGCTGACCTCAGGCACTCCGTGTTCGCCGAGGTCGAGTTTTACGGAGACGTCGTCCTTTGTTTCTTGTGTGTAGAGGAACACTTGCTAATCTCCAGAGCCTCTGTCTCCTGCCAACAGTTGGGCCGCCCTTGCCAATCTCTGGAATTATAGGATAGCCTCACTGTGCCCACAGTTTATAATCCCGAGCACCTTGCCACCAGCTAGGTATGTGTCTCAATCTTGAATCTTGATCTGAACTCAATTCTCGATCCGGTTGGGCGCCACTATAGTCATAGTTTATTGTTTGCCTCACATCTCATAGAGTTTAGTTTGCTGCTAGACTTTTGTTGCATTCTTTTTCGATGAGCATTGACGATTGATATTGATATTTTGCTTGTGTAGGAAAACACATGCCTATGTGCATACCTCTCCTGCAGCCATGGTTAAACTTGCATATGTTTCGTCGGCCTTCCATGCATGCAGACATCCATCACCAGGTTCAATGTGATTGTTGTTTCATGGTCGGGTTATTTATTGATAGGCCTATGTCATCTCGAAGTAACTATTGGTGTTGGAATTCAGGTTAATCTATTTGATATTTTGCCAGGGCTATTCGATGGACATCTCAAATGTGTGTGATCTGAGGGCTACTTTGCAGTAACAAAGTTATTAGGTATATCTTGCTGCGACAGATCATCATTTTACTAAATGCTACCTACGAGAATAGGtgtcaattttttttagaaaaatcagCTTGACCAAATCTTTCTCTCCTTGACTTTATCAACAGTATATaaatgttttctaaaattaaaTGTAGTTACTTTTTGTCCATGTTGCCCCCTAATTTCAGTGTTAGCTCTCAGTGAATTCATTCATTTAGTGCTTTCCCCAAAATCCACTAAATCCTTCTAGAGTTGATTTTTGTCTTTCTACAAAAAATGGCTTCACCTATTTCCTTCTAGAGGAACATGAGGGTATTTAACGCATCAGCATGCATGCAACTCTTACTATTTGCGGCATGTATGGTAGTATGATGTGGAAACACAATAAAGAAAGCACTATGTGATTGTAATGGTCTAGACTGTTAATTGATTTGCCAAATGATTTCCGTAGATCTTAAAACTAATACTGGTGGCACTTGGCAGTATTATGTTTTATTTGTAAAATAAATTAGTAGTTGATGGTCATTGTAATATGAAGAATTCTTGATTGATGGTGTTTGTGTGTTGTCACTTGTCTGCTAAACCAAGATTCCAATGTGACGACTATGTATCCTCCTTGGAATGTGATTTTATGGACACTGATATTTATGACCCTTaagttctaggtgttggttctagaataaaaaaatcacatagtacattttcatatatattcttTCAGTTATGTGGCCATTGTTCTTTAGTCTAGAGTCCTTTGTAGGTGGTAAAAGGCCTGATCTcaaattcatttttttttctcctatgcatttgaagtaattcttgttcTGTATTTTTGTAAGGATTT is a window encoding:
- the LOC8059672 gene encoding hydroxycinnamoyltransferase 2, whose translation is MKITVRGSEMVYPAAETPRRRLWNSGPDLVVPRFHTPSVYFFRRRDADGNDLTAADGSFFDGARMRRALAEALVPFYPMAGRLARDEDGRVEIDCNAAGVLFQEADAPDATIDYFGDFAPTMELKRLIPTVDFSDDTAFPLLVLQVTHFKCGGVAIGVGMQHHVADGFSGLHFINSWADLCRGVPIAVMPFIDRSLLRARDPPAPVYPHVEYQPAPAMLSSEPPQAALTAKPATPPAAVAIFKLSRAELGRLRSQVPAREREGAPRFSTYAVLAAHVWRCASLARGLPADQPTKLYCATDGRQRLQPPLPEGYFGNVIFTATPLANAGTVTAGVAEGAAVIQAALDRMDDGYCRSALDYLELQPDLSALVRGAHTFRCPNLGLTSWVRLPIHDADFGWGRPVFMGPGGIAYEGLAFVLPSANRDGSLSVAISLQAEHMEKFRKLIYDF